One Qiania dongpingensis genomic window carries:
- a CDS encoding ATP-binding protein → MKELTVAATLENLSAVQDFIERELEQNDCPMKAIMQISIAVEEIYVNIAHYAYNPSVGKATIRCEVGGEPVHVTIQFMDSGTPFDPLAKKDADTTLSADERGIGGLGILMVKKSMDQVDYAYESGKNILTIRKELNK, encoded by the coding sequence ATGAAAGAGTTAACGGTGGCGGCCACTCTGGAGAATCTGAGTGCCGTACAGGACTTTATTGAACGGGAACTGGAACAGAATGACTGTCCCATGAAAGCCATTATGCAGATTTCCATAGCTGTGGAGGAAATCTATGTCAACATTGCTCACTACGCTTATAATCCTTCAGTCGGGAAGGCCACCATCCGATGCGAGGTCGGGGGAGAGCCGGTCCATGTGACTATTCAGTTCATGGACAGCGGAACGCCTTTTGATCCGCTGGCAAAGAAGGATGCCGACACGACCCTTTCCGCGGATGAGAGAGGGATCGGCGGGCTCGGCATACTCATGGTGAAAAAATCCATGGACCAGGTGGACTACGCTTATGAGAGCGGGAAAAACATTCTGACGATACGAAAGGAATTGAATAAATGA
- a CDS encoding NHLP family bacteriocin export ABC transporter peptidase/permease/ATPase subunit, with protein sequence MVKPVKVPVIIQMEALECGAASLAMIMAYYEKWVPLEQVRIACGVSRDGSSLKGLKAAAAEYGFQAKAYRYELEAVGEIPVPAVIHWNFNHFVVLCGFTRKGAVINDPARGRTVVSMKEFDRAFTGVVLSLEPGEDFEKSGAPKSIWGFVKKRLAGTKAAFAFIMVTALFIACIGIVQPLFSKVFMDSILTREHAEWLYPFIGLLTAVVLFQLVVTFLKTVYSKRLEGKFAIVANTGFIWHVLHLPMNFFSQRSAGDLAGRQGLNQGITNTLISEIAPTILDFMTLILYLVIMIRYSLILTLVGLVTVAVNLFSAQIVSKKIMNISRVAMREQGKVQSVTTSGIEMVETIKASGAENGFFQRWSGYVAREAAENNRMLYVNLYMNSIPQFLTSLANISVLLIGALLIFGGSFTVGMLLAFQGFIGQFIAPALTLTAVSSTIQQMRASMERVEDVMEYPADRTEETSEAGSLKGAHKLSGDIELEHITFGYNTMLAPLIDDFCIHIKPGSKIAFVGGSGCGKSTMTKLISGLYKPWSGSIRFDGRPMDEINHMIFTSSLAVIDQDITLFQDTISNNIKMWDDSIEDFEVIMAAKDASMHEEIMLRDGYGCKLTEGGRNFSGGQRQRLEIARVLAQDPSIVILDEATSALDAKTEYEVIHAIKERGITCIIVAHRLSTIRDCDEIIVMNYGEVVERGTHEELMSNGGLYTQLITTE encoded by the coding sequence ATGGTAAAACCGGTGAAAGTACCAGTGATCATACAGATGGAAGCTTTGGAGTGCGGCGCGGCTTCCCTGGCGATGATCATGGCGTATTATGAAAAATGGGTCCCGTTGGAACAGGTCCGTATTGCCTGCGGCGTTTCCAGGGACGGCAGCAGCTTAAAGGGTCTTAAGGCAGCCGCCGCGGAATACGGGTTCCAGGCAAAGGCTTATCGCTATGAGCTGGAGGCTGTGGGGGAAATTCCTGTTCCTGCGGTAATCCATTGGAATTTTAACCATTTTGTAGTGCTCTGCGGATTTACCCGGAAGGGAGCCGTCATCAACGACCCGGCCAGAGGGAGGACCGTCGTTTCCATGAAGGAATTTGACCGGGCCTTTACCGGCGTAGTCCTTTCCCTGGAACCGGGAGAGGACTTTGAAAAAAGCGGCGCGCCAAAGAGTATCTGGGGCTTTGTAAAAAAGCGCCTGGCCGGGACCAAGGCCGCGTTTGCCTTTATCATGGTCACGGCGCTGTTCATCGCGTGCATTGGCATCGTTCAGCCTCTATTCTCCAAAGTGTTCATGGACAGTATCTTAACAAGAGAACATGCGGAATGGCTGTATCCATTCATAGGGCTTTTGACCGCCGTGGTGCTTTTTCAGCTGGTGGTCACGTTTCTTAAAACAGTATACAGCAAGCGGCTGGAAGGGAAATTTGCCATTGTCGCCAATACGGGCTTTATCTGGCATGTGCTGCACCTGCCCATGAACTTTTTCTCACAGCGGAGCGCCGGAGATCTGGCGGGGAGGCAAGGGCTTAATCAGGGCATCACCAATACGCTGATATCGGAGATTGCTCCGACAATCCTGGATTTTATGACGCTTATCCTGTATTTGGTCATTATGATACGCTACAGTTTGATCCTGACCTTGGTAGGTCTTGTGACCGTCGCGGTCAATCTGTTTTCGGCACAGATCGTATCAAAGAAGATCATGAACATAAGCAGGGTTGCCATGCGGGAGCAAGGCAAGGTGCAGAGTGTCACCACCTCCGGCATAGAGATGGTGGAGACCATCAAGGCATCCGGCGCGGAGAACGGTTTTTTCCAGCGCTGGTCCGGGTATGTGGCGAGGGAAGCAGCAGAAAACAACAGGATGCTTTATGTGAACCTGTATATGAATTCCATTCCTCAGTTCCTCACCTCTCTGGCCAATATTTCCGTTCTGCTGATCGGGGCGCTGCTGATATTCGGCGGGAGCTTCACCGTCGGCATGCTGCTGGCTTTTCAGGGCTTCATCGGTCAGTTTATCGCGCCTGCGCTCACCCTGACCGCGGTCAGCTCTACTATACAGCAGATGCGCGCTTCCATGGAGCGCGTGGAGGATGTGATGGAATATCCCGCTGACAGGACAGAAGAGACGTCAGAGGCAGGGAGCCTCAAAGGAGCGCATAAGCTGTCGGGAGATATTGAGCTTGAGCACATCACCTTCGGATATAATACGATGCTCGCCCCTCTTATTGATGATTTCTGCATCCATATAAAGCCTGGCTCCAAGATCGCCTTTGTCGGCGGTTCCGGCTGCGGGAAATCCACCATGACAAAGCTGATCTCCGGACTCTATAAGCCATGGTCCGGCTCCATCCGTTTTGACGGCAGGCCGATGGACGAGATAAACCATATGATCTTCACCAGCTCTTTGGCGGTGATTGACCAGGATATCACACTGTTTCAGGATACCATCAGCAATAATATCAAAATGTGGGACGATTCCATCGAGGATTTTGAGGTCATCATGGCGGCCAAGGACGCCAGCATGCACGAAGAAATCATGCTTCGGGACGGCTACGGCTGTAAGCTGACCGAAGGCGGCAGGAACTTCTCCGGCGGACAGAGGCAGAGGCTGGAGATTGCCCGGGTGCTCGCCCAGGATCCCAGCATCGTCATCCTGGATGAGGCCACCAGCGCGCTGGATGCCAAGACGGAATACGAGGTCATCCATGCCATCAAGGAGCGGGGGATCACCTGCATCATCGTTGCCCACAGGCTGTCCACCATACGCGACTGCGATGAGATCATCGTGATGAATTACGGTGAGGTCGTGGAGCGGGGAACTCATGAGGAACTGATGAGTAACGGCGGGCTGTATACGCAGCTCATCACGACAGAATAA
- a CDS encoding GGDEF domain-containing protein — protein sequence MELTQDLLNGLLGCAEALYIVEEVSKTVVYISCFPSRSKTGGPFLGEVCYKAFLGREEPCPFCPSLSENQDDGAPPYTWDYFEPDSGQWLKIKNRLVTSKGIQYRVGNINVISDMMGLGCDAVKEVGMMQRLILERDEMRDQLFYELSHDRLTGLLNRNQYNRDLESVYREPKAYGILYFDLNNLKEANDRFNHSEGDALLRRLADSIRTALCEDRFGYRLGGDEFLIVWAGCSKEELNRCRDDILRELRQRDEGQRLVCSVAVGDAWNGCTKDLEQLVLEADKRMYEEKRRIKGHGTE from the coding sequence ATGGAATTGACACAAGACCTGCTTAATGGACTGCTGGGCTGTGCGGAAGCCCTTTATATCGTGGAGGAAGTCAGCAAGACAGTTGTGTACATAAGCTGTTTTCCCAGTAGGAGCAAGACGGGAGGGCCATTTCTTGGCGAAGTCTGCTATAAGGCTTTTTTGGGGAGGGAGGAACCCTGCCCCTTCTGCCCTTCTCTGTCCGAAAATCAGGACGATGGAGCTCCCCCTTACACCTGGGATTATTTTGAACCGGATTCCGGGCAGTGGCTGAAGATCAAAAACCGCCTGGTCACGTCAAAAGGGATTCAGTACCGTGTTGGGAATATCAATGTCATCAGCGATATGATGGGACTCGGATGTGACGCAGTAAAGGAAGTCGGGATGATGCAGCGGCTCATCCTGGAAAGAGATGAGATGCGCGACCAGCTGTTTTATGAGCTGAGCCACGACCGGCTTACCGGACTTTTAAACAGGAACCAGTATAATCGGGACCTGGAAAGTGTCTACCGGGAACCGAAAGCGTATGGGATCCTGTATTTTGACCTGAATAACCTGAAGGAGGCGAATGACCGGTTTAATCATTCCGAGGGGGACGCCCTGCTCCGCCGACTGGCAGATTCCATTCGTACCGCTTTGTGTGAGGACCGATTCGGTTACCGGTTAGGCGGCGACGAGTTCCTGATCGTTTGGGCCGGATGCTCTAAAGAGGAGCTGAACCGTTGCAGGGATGATATCCTGCGGGAGCTGCGGCAGCGGGATGAAGGGCAGAGACTTGTCTGCAGCGTAGCGGTAGGGGATGCTTGGAACGGCTGTACGAAAGATCTGGAACAGCTGGTGTTGGAAGCAGATAAACGGATGTATGAGGAAAAGAGGAGAATCAAAGGCCATGGAACAGAATGA
- a CDS encoding RNA polymerase sigma factor, with translation MSVDLESKDGISCMYEQYFPKIYNYVYYRVYDHEICGDIVSGIFLKVLEHARDYDPQKAGFSTWIYAIARHAVVDYYRRARQPADNLDDFMDTLACSLDFEEAYRIYSEEMHGEIMSLLGVLSETEQNVIYMRYFEGRSGRETAFSLGLNPSTERTLHGRALKKMLRFFREQGISLEDMV, from the coding sequence ATGTCAGTCGATCTGGAGTCAAAGGACGGGATAAGCTGTATGTACGAACAGTATTTTCCCAAAATCTACAATTATGTGTATTACCGGGTTTATGACCATGAGATTTGCGGAGACATCGTCAGCGGTATTTTTCTGAAGGTATTGGAGCATGCACGGGACTACGACCCGCAGAAAGCCGGATTTTCCACATGGATTTATGCCATAGCGCGCCATGCGGTCGTCGATTATTACCGCAGGGCAAGGCAGCCTGCGGATAATTTGGACGATTTTATGGATACGCTCGCCTGTTCTCTGGATTTTGAAGAGGCATACCGTATATATTCTGAGGAAATGCACGGAGAGATCATGAGCCTGCTCGGAGTGCTGAGCGAAACAGAACAGAATGTCATATATATGCGCTATTTTGAAGGGCGGAGCGGCAGGGAGACAGCCTTTTCACTGGGATTAAACCCCAGTACGGAACGGACTCTCCATGGCCGCGCCCTCAAAAAAATGCTCCGATTTTTCAGAGAGCAGGGCATATCCCTGGAGGATATGGTCTGA
- a CDS encoding PP2C family protein-serine/threonine phosphatase, translating into MNVILDSLRDKKNWLRLVLSAVLFFAVALPFRQLLSLMPGITEIRPANVIPPVLGLMWGPAAAFGTAIGNLISDMISGSNAFVCIMGFLANFFYAYLPYKLWYSFRVDEKDLYPTLGSVRKILKYIYVILLDSLVVTGMLSLIFETAGFSGSGSSYALLFFNNFDFAVLLGVPILIFLERFHPDYYVPGAKRRKKGSYLRFDCMLFAAAALGLGWFWISFLRGAPVESIKAPALLAVSMVLVFPSVGKPFNFDKKEQLRNIREVKTTIKTKVVIGFLMLAVIFIAFVGLTAYHSQTGDDTLTHWRYVYQIVGLAINIIFAVAIVFLWYVERNIVDPLERLAENVREFAAQPADSGEIPEPKITDIDTGDEITLLADSCNTMMRDITAYMHDLRAVTAEKERIGAELSVATEIQASMLPCIFPAFPERPEFDIYATMTPAKEVGGDFYDFFLVDDDHLAIVIADVSGKGVPAALFMVIAKTLLKNCAQTGLSPKAVLEKVNNQLCENNEAQMFVTVWLGILEISAGRLTCANAGHEYPALRKDGGDYELVKDKHGFVLAGMEDARYREYELELGPGDSLYVYTDGVAEATDGDNTLFGTERMLESLNRHKEAAPGEFLSLIKEDIDAFVGSAPQFDDITMVSLRLRGAKERGS; encoded by the coding sequence TTGAATGTTATTTTGGATTCACTCCGGGACAAAAAGAACTGGCTCCGGCTGGTCCTTTCCGCCGTGCTGTTTTTTGCGGTGGCCCTTCCCTTCCGGCAGCTGCTCTCTCTGATGCCCGGAATCACGGAAATACGGCCGGCAAATGTGATACCTCCGGTGCTGGGACTCATGTGGGGCCCTGCCGCGGCGTTCGGTACGGCGATCGGGAATCTGATCTCTGATATGATTTCCGGAAGCAATGCTTTTGTGTGTATTATGGGATTCCTGGCTAATTTTTTTTATGCTTATCTGCCTTATAAGCTGTGGTATTCTTTTCGGGTCGATGAAAAAGACCTCTACCCGACACTTGGCAGTGTGCGGAAGATACTCAAGTACATTTATGTGATCCTTCTGGATTCCCTGGTGGTGACCGGGATGCTGTCCCTGATTTTTGAAACGGCAGGATTTTCCGGAAGCGGAAGCTCTTATGCGCTGCTGTTTTTCAATAATTTTGACTTTGCGGTTCTGTTGGGAGTCCCCATCCTGATATTTTTGGAACGTTTTCATCCCGACTACTATGTGCCTGGCGCAAAGCGCAGGAAAAAGGGGAGCTATCTTCGTTTTGACTGTATGCTCTTTGCAGCGGCGGCCCTGGGCCTGGGATGGTTCTGGATATCATTTTTGAGAGGAGCGCCGGTGGAAAGTATAAAAGCGCCGGCACTGCTTGCAGTTTCCATGGTCCTGGTGTTTCCATCAGTGGGAAAACCCTTTAATTTTGATAAAAAAGAGCAGCTCAGAAATATCCGGGAAGTAAAGACTACAATCAAGACAAAGGTGGTCATCGGGTTTTTGATGCTCGCCGTCATTTTTATCGCCTTTGTGGGCCTCACGGCTTATCATTCCCAGACAGGAGATGATACGCTGACCCATTGGCGCTATGTCTATCAGATAGTAGGCCTTGCGATCAATATTATTTTTGCCGTGGCGATCGTGTTCCTGTGGTATGTGGAGCGGAATATCGTCGACCCTCTGGAGAGATTGGCAGAAAACGTCAGGGAGTTCGCGGCCCAGCCCGCGGATTCGGGAGAGATACCAGAGCCAAAGATCACGGACATTGATACGGGGGATGAGATAACCCTTCTGGCAGATTCCTGCAATACCATGATGCGCGATATCACTGCCTATATGCACGACTTAAGGGCCGTCACTGCAGAAAAGGAGCGCATCGGGGCAGAGCTCTCCGTGGCGACTGAAATCCAGGCCTCGATGCTGCCCTGCATCTTTCCGGCGTTTCCGGAACGGCCGGAATTCGATATCTATGCTACCATGACCCCAGCGAAGGAAGTAGGAGGAGATTTCTATGATTTTTTCCTGGTGGATGATGATCATTTGGCGATAGTGATCGCCGACGTATCCGGAAAAGGAGTGCCGGCCGCCCTTTTTATGGTCATTGCCAAAACGCTTCTTAAAAACTGCGCTCAGACCGGCCTCTCTCCCAAGGCAGTATTGGAGAAGGTTAATAACCAGCTCTGTGAGAATAACGAAGCGCAGATGTTTGTGACCGTCTGGCTGGGAATCCTGGAAATCTCTGCCGGCCGCCTCACCTGTGCCAACGCGGGGCATGAGTATCCGGCTCTGAGAAAGGATGGCGGGGACTATGAACTCGTGAAGGATAAGCACGGATTTGTGCTGGCGGGCATGGAGGATGCCCGCTACCGGGAGTATGAGTTGGAACTCGGCCCCGGCGACAGCCTGTATGTCTATACGGACGGGGTGGCTGAGGCGACGGACGGGGACAATACGCTTTTTGGGACAGAGCGGATGCTGGAGTCTTTGAACCGCCACAAAGAAGCAGCGCCGGGAGAATTTCTTTCCCTTATCAAAGAAGATATCGACGCCTTTGTGGGCAGCGCCCCTCAGTTTGACGATATCACCATGGTGAGCCTGCGGCTCAGAGGAGCGAAGGAGAGAGGATCATGA
- a CDS encoding flavodoxin, whose product MSKILVAYFSASGVTAKLAKKLASAIDGDLHEIVPEQPYTAADLDWMNKKSRSSIEMNDKSFRPAVANKVPNMGKYDVLYIGFPIWWYVAPSIINTFLESYDLEGKTVIPFATSGSSGMGQTNEELKVSCPGALLKEGKRFNADAETAELKKWADSFGL is encoded by the coding sequence ATGAGTAAAATATTGGTGGCATATTTTTCGGCAAGTGGAGTCACTGCCAAATTGGCAAAGAAACTGGCTTCGGCGATAGACGGGGACCTGCACGAGATCGTACCGGAACAACCGTATACGGCGGCCGACCTGGACTGGATGAACAAAAAAAGCCGCAGCAGTATTGAAATGAATGATAAGTCTTTCCGCCCTGCCGTTGCGAATAAGGTTCCCAATATGGGGAAATATGATGTCCTCTATATTGGATTTCCCATATGGTGGTACGTTGCGCCTTCGATCATCAATACATTTTTGGAGTCCTATGATCTGGAAGGAAAGACTGTCATCCCCTTTGCGACCTCGGGGAGCAGCGGAATGGGTCAGACCAACGAAGAATTGAAGGTATCCTGTCCAGGCGCGCTTCTCAAAGAAGGGAAACGCTTTAATGCGGATGCGGAAACGGCAGAACTTAAGAAATGGGCGGACAGCTTCGGGCTGTAA
- a CDS encoding 5'-methylthioadenosine/S-adenosylhomocysteine nucleosidase family protein, translating into MTGGMEQYGCAVALQTAVSIETAGVMRLYGEWRTLHYPGDSQIYYETEFERDGKHFRLVTAQQEEMGMPAAVSLSHKLIERFRPRYLIMPGIAAGIGAEQIFGDVIAADTVWNYSYGKFVSADEAGIQFGTVGFLPRPTSLYLDKEVERYVRRAAKAPDNEFHVHIGPMACGTAVVSNSEVVEKQVRAQFPLTAGLDMESYGVFYAARHASGLKPEPVVVKSICDFADEGKNHIYQKFASFTSSEFARLLYEKYLPLE; encoded by the coding sequence ATGACGGGCGGCATGGAGCAGTATGGCTGCGCGGTGGCCCTCCAGACGGCAGTGTCCATAGAGACCGCCGGCGTGATGCGGCTGTATGGGGAATGGCGGACTCTTCATTATCCGGGCGACAGCCAGATTTACTATGAGACAGAATTTGAGCGGGACGGAAAACACTTTCGTCTGGTCACGGCTCAGCAGGAGGAAATGGGGATGCCCGCGGCAGTGTCGCTTTCCCATAAGCTGATAGAACGGTTCCGTCCCAGGTACCTGATCATGCCGGGGATAGCCGCCGGGATAGGGGCGGAACAGATCTTCGGCGACGTGATTGCCGCCGACACGGTCTGGAACTATTCCTATGGAAAATTCGTCAGTGCCGATGAAGCGGGCATACAGTTTGGAACCGTGGGCTTTCTGCCGCGTCCCACCAGCCTCTATCTGGATAAGGAGGTAGAGCGTTACGTCCGAAGGGCCGCCAAAGCGCCGGACAATGAGTTCCATGTCCATATCGGCCCCATGGCCTGCGGCACGGCAGTCGTCTCCAACAGCGAGGTGGTGGAGAAACAGGTGAGGGCACAGTTTCCTCTGACGGCAGGACTTGATATGGAGTCCTACGGCGTCTTTTACGCGGCCCGCCACGCGTCGGGCCTTAAGCCGGAGCCGGTCGTAGTAAAAAGCATCTGTGATTTTGCCGACGAAGGAAAGAACCATATCTATCAGAAATTCGCGTCGTTTACCAGTTCGGAATTTGCCAGACTGCTTTATGAAAAGTATCTTCCGCTTGAATAA
- a CDS encoding NHLP bacteriocin export ABC transporter permease/ATPase subunit: MGWFEDQLQQRQEMDDELFVNAFYELSSVVMPSAGAHAMEDDIEASGNAIVEILHYLHAPSAEIPPEIKNLNDRLEYALRPTGIMRRRVELTDTWYRDSINPLLAAKKDGTVVALLPSGVRGYRYFDPKKKRRVRVTKRNVEEFERDAFCFYQAFPQREMGIRDLLVFIARSLSVWDYAYAAAMTLVISLIGLVTPYATQIVFSSVIPAGIAYYLFPISVLLITALVASNLFSMCSSVLDARIERKLNIAVKSAAMARLLSLQPGFFKESSAGETAKRLESISNLAKTLEDTVINTGLTALFSLVYVVQIISFSKPLAIAGCAILGLNLLYTVFDSYFQMSYSRKTLNADAKLNGMVFSIFNGIQKIKLSGSEKRMFGRWAKEYKESAKLSYDPPMVVKLGPVVSVLFSAGSLLVLYTVAAVSGVSPATYMAFTAAYASVSTAIMGLAQITGVIAKIKPMMEMAEPIMKARPDVSGHKKSVTKLGGGIELSNITFQYKQDGPKILDNLSLKIRPNQYVAVVGKTGCGKSTLMRILLGFEKPQSGAVYYDGKDLETLDVRSVRRNIGVVMQNGALFAGDIYSNIVVSAPWLTLEDAWEAARMAGIDEDIRRMPMNMHTVLSEGSGGISGGQKQRLMIARAIAPGPKIVMFDEATSALDNITQKQVSQSLDGLHSTRIIIAHRLSTIKQCDRIILLDQGKIAEDGTFDELVAQNGQFAELVRRQMV; the protein is encoded by the coding sequence ATGGGATGGTTTGAAGACCAGCTGCAGCAGCGGCAGGAAATGGATGACGAACTTTTCGTAAATGCGTTTTATGAGCTTTCCTCGGTAGTGATGCCTTCAGCCGGCGCACATGCCATGGAAGACGACATAGAAGCTTCAGGAAATGCCATTGTAGAGATTCTGCATTATCTGCATGCTCCTTCTGCGGAGATCCCTCCGGAGATCAAAAATCTGAATGACCGGTTGGAATACGCCCTGCGCCCCACCGGCATTATGCGCCGGCGGGTGGAGCTCACGGACACATGGTACCGGGACTCCATCAATCCGCTTCTGGCGGCCAAAAAGGATGGGACAGTCGTGGCGCTTCTTCCCAGCGGCGTCAGAGGATACCGCTATTTCGACCCGAAGAAAAAGCGGAGAGTCCGGGTCACAAAGAGGAATGTGGAAGAATTTGAACGAGATGCTTTCTGTTTTTATCAGGCGTTTCCTCAACGGGAGATGGGAATCCGGGATCTCCTGGTTTTCATCGCCCGCAGCCTGAGCGTGTGGGACTATGCTTATGCGGCGGCGATGACCCTCGTGATATCTCTCATCGGCCTGGTGACGCCCTACGCCACCCAGATTGTCTTTTCCAGCGTCATCCCGGCGGGAATCGCTTATTATCTGTTTCCCATCAGTGTGCTGTTGATCACGGCATTGGTAGCCAGCAATCTGTTCTCCATGTGCAGCAGTGTCCTGGACGCCAGGATTGAGCGGAAATTAAATATCGCGGTGAAAAGCGCCGCGATGGCGAGGCTTCTGTCACTGCAGCCGGGATTTTTTAAGGAATCGTCGGCAGGCGAGACGGCGAAGCGCCTGGAAAGTATAAGCAATCTCGCCAAAACCCTGGAGGATACTGTGATCAATACGGGACTTACGGCGCTCTTTTCCCTGGTCTATGTAGTCCAGATCATAAGCTTTTCAAAACCGCTTGCCATAGCGGGCTGTGCGATCCTCGGCCTGAATCTGCTCTACACAGTATTTGACAGCTACTTTCAGATGTCCTATTCCAGGAAGACGCTGAATGCGGATGCAAAGCTCAACGGTATGGTTTTCTCTATTTTCAATGGAATCCAGAAGATTAAGCTGTCCGGTTCGGAAAAGCGGATGTTCGGCAGATGGGCGAAGGAATATAAGGAATCGGCGAAGCTTTCTTATGATCCGCCGATGGTGGTGAAGCTGGGCCCGGTTGTGAGCGTACTGTTTTCTGCAGGAAGCCTGCTGGTGCTTTACACAGTGGCGGCGGTCTCCGGTGTGAGTCCAGCGACCTATATGGCGTTTACCGCTGCCTACGCTTCTGTCAGCACCGCGATCATGGGGCTGGCGCAGATTACGGGCGTTATAGCGAAAATAAAGCCCATGATGGAAATGGCTGAGCCGATCATGAAGGCAAGGCCGGATGTATCGGGGCATAAAAAGAGCGTCACAAAGCTGGGCGGAGGAATCGAACTCAGCAATATCACATTTCAGTATAAACAGGATGGACCGAAGATTCTTGACAATCTGTCCCTTAAGATCCGTCCGAACCAGTATGTAGCGGTAGTTGGCAAAACAGGATGCGGAAAATCTACGCTGATGCGTATTCTGCTGGGCTTCGAAAAGCCGCAGTCGGGGGCGGTCTATTACGATGGGAAGGACCTCGAGACGCTGGACGTGCGTTCTGTGCGGCGGAATATCGGGGTGGTAATGCAGAATGGAGCGCTTTTCGCAGGAGATATTTATTCCAATATTGTCGTTTCCGCGCCGTGGCTGACTCTGGAGGATGCCTGGGAAGCGGCGAGGATGGCCGGCATCGACGAGGACATCCGCAGGATGCCGATGAACATGCACACAGTTCTTTCCGAGGGAAGCGGCGGAATATCCGGAGGGCAGAAGCAGCGGCTGATGATCGCCCGCGCCATCGCTCCGGGGCCTAAGATCGTCATGTTCGACGAAGCGACTTCGGCGCTTGACAATATCACCCAGAAGCAGGTCTCCCAATCCCTGGACGGTCTGCACAGCACCAGGATCATCATAGCGCACCGGCTGTCCACCATCAAACAGTGTGACCGCATCATCCTGTTAGACCAGGGAAAGATCGCGGAGGACGGTACCTTTGACGAGCTGGTTGCCCAAAACGGGCAGTTTGCGGAGCTGGTGCGGCGGCAGATGGTATAG